The following coding sequences are from one Rhinoraja longicauda isolate Sanriku21f chromosome 37, sRhiLon1.1, whole genome shotgun sequence window:
- the rln3a gene encoding relaxin-3a, translating into MQKLWFTLAVWLLIPGSQLDVEAQNPSLGVKLCGREFIRAVIFTCGGSRWKRTEINLPDIADPFSHMPQSLDVGNPGGWDLAGDADIYEPASWRFLLGFGYETRSRRSISNEVLEALKSADRKGRDVVVALSNACCKWGCTKGEISSLC; encoded by the exons ATGCAGAAGCTCTGGTTCACCCTGGCTGTCTGGCTGCTCATCCCAGGGTCCCAGTTGGACGTTGAAGCTCAGAATCCAAGTCTCGGTGTCAAACTCTGTGGGAGAGAGTTTATTCGGGCGGTCATTTTCACATGTGGAGGCTCCAGGTGGAAGCGGACTGAGATAAACCTGCCAG ATATCGCTGACCCCTTTTCCCACATGCCGCAGTCCCTGGACGTGGGCAACCCCGGCGGCTGGGATCTCGCTGGCGATGCGGACATCTACGAGCCGGCCAGCTGGAGGTTCCTGCTGGGATTCGGGTACGAGACCAGGAGCCGGAGAAGCATCTCCAATGAAGTTCTGGAGGCTCTGAAGAGCGCGGATAGGAAGGGGAGGGATGTGGTGGTAGCTCTGTCTAACGCCTGCTGCAAGTGGGGGTGCACCAAGGGTGAGATCAGCTCGCTCTGCTAA